From the Arthrobacter sp. PM3 genome, one window contains:
- the ectB gene encoding diaminobutyrate--2-oxoglutarate transaminase, with protein sequence MDIFESLESEVRCYCRSWDTVFERAAGSTLYSEDGREYVDFFSGAGALNYGHNNPVLLRPLVEYLLSGAIVHSLDMKTPAKRRFLETFQEVILQPRSMDYKVMFPGPTGTNSVEAALKLARKATGRQQVLSFTNAFHGMTLGSLSVTGNSMKRQGAGVPLTNTTSMPYDGFFDGQAPDFLWLRHALEDSGSGLDKPAAVIVETVQGEGGLRAARASWLRGLAELCHDHGILLIVDDVQAGCGRTGTFFSFEEAGITPDIITLSKSISGFGLPLALTLFRPELDIWKPGEHNGTFRGHNPAFVTGTAALDHFWRDGRFEAHVAALIGQLHDGLARIAASVEGATVRGRGLLAGIYYPSPGTAEKIAAESFARGLLLETSGPESEVLKTMPALTISAQELQKGLDILAGAAESVTGIPVALVSSV encoded by the coding sequence ATGGATATCTTTGAGAGCTTGGAGTCTGAGGTTCGCTGCTATTGCCGCAGTTGGGACACCGTTTTTGAACGTGCCGCAGGCAGCACCCTTTACAGTGAAGACGGCCGCGAATACGTGGACTTCTTCTCCGGTGCGGGGGCCCTGAACTACGGACACAACAATCCGGTGCTCCTGCGCCCGTTGGTTGAATATCTGCTCTCCGGCGCGATCGTCCACTCGCTCGACATGAAAACCCCCGCCAAGCGGCGTTTCCTGGAAACCTTCCAGGAAGTGATCCTCCAGCCGCGGAGCATGGACTACAAAGTCATGTTCCCCGGGCCCACGGGAACCAACTCCGTGGAGGCGGCTCTGAAGCTGGCGCGCAAGGCTACCGGCCGGCAGCAGGTCCTGAGCTTCACCAATGCGTTCCACGGGATGACTCTGGGCTCCTTGTCGGTGACAGGCAATTCCATGAAACGCCAGGGGGCCGGCGTCCCGCTGACGAATACAACCAGCATGCCCTACGACGGATTCTTCGACGGGCAGGCGCCGGACTTCCTCTGGCTGCGGCACGCCCTGGAAGACAGCGGTTCGGGGCTCGACAAGCCAGCCGCGGTGATCGTGGAGACGGTCCAGGGCGAGGGCGGACTCCGGGCCGCCCGGGCATCCTGGCTGCGGGGCCTCGCGGAGCTGTGCCACGATCACGGCATCCTGCTGATCGTTGACGACGTCCAGGCCGGCTGCGGACGGACCGGCACCTTCTTCAGCTTTGAAGAGGCCGGGATCACCCCGGACATCATCACCCTGTCGAAGTCCATCTCGGGCTTCGGGCTGCCTTTGGCCCTGACCCTCTTCAGGCCCGAACTGGACATCTGGAAGCCCGGCGAGCACAACGGCACATTCCGCGGGCACAACCCGGCCTTCGTCACAGGAACCGCGGCGCTGGACCATTTTTGGCGGGACGGCAGGTTCGAAGCGCATGTCGCCGCGCTCATTGGCCAGTTGCATGACGGGCTTGCCCGGATCGCGGCGAGCGTCGAAGGCGCCACCGTCCGCGGCCGCGGCCTGCTCGCGGGCATTTACTACCCCAGTCCCGGTACAGCGGAAAAGATTGCTGCCGAGTCGTTCGCCCGAGGGCTGCTCCTCGAAACGTCCGGGCCGGAGAGCGAGGTCCTCAAGACCATGCCCGCGCTGACAATCAGCGCCCAGGAGCTGCAGAAAGGACTCGACATTCTCGCCGGAGCCGCAGAATCCGTGACCGGGATCCCGGTCGCCCTGGTCTCCAGCGTTTGA
- a CDS encoding M20/M25/M40 family metallo-hydrolase: MTGARLDRRKRTAAAAAVILSAVSIALAGCSGSRLDPVSPVDARTVLADFKSRGVSSHLEALQRIADANDGNRASGTNGYEESGRYVEEQLRAAGYTPVRQAFSFRGEGRNKKRVQSFNILADTGGSAERTVVVGAHLDSVPEGPGINDNASGVAAVLETARWLKESGIAPANRVRFAFWGGEEDGLYGSQHYVDELSRTEKQQTAANLNVDMAASPNGVRSVHDGDGTDFGNAGPAGSKAIEDIFFRFFEENSLPAETTPFDGGSDYDAFLSAGIPGGGLFTGDVKKKTQAQVQEYGGQAGKHLDPCYHEACDTIANTNADLLKEMSAALAYATAAYATGKG; encoded by the coding sequence GTGACGGGTGCACGATTGGACAGGCGGAAACGCACTGCGGCGGCTGCCGCGGTCATCCTGAGTGCGGTCAGTATCGCCCTGGCAGGCTGCAGCGGTTCGCGGCTGGACCCGGTGAGCCCGGTGGATGCGCGCACGGTGCTGGCGGACTTCAAGTCCCGCGGCGTGAGCAGCCATTTGGAGGCGCTGCAGCGGATCGCCGACGCCAATGACGGCAACCGCGCCTCCGGCACGAACGGGTACGAGGAATCGGGCCGCTACGTCGAGGAGCAGCTGCGGGCGGCCGGCTACACGCCGGTCCGGCAGGCCTTCAGCTTCCGGGGAGAGGGCCGGAACAAGAAGCGGGTGCAGTCCTTCAATATCCTCGCCGACACCGGCGGCAGCGCGGAGCGTACCGTGGTGGTGGGCGCGCACCTGGACTCGGTGCCCGAGGGTCCCGGCATCAATGACAACGCCAGCGGTGTCGCGGCCGTCCTCGAGACCGCGCGGTGGCTGAAGGAATCCGGGATCGCGCCGGCCAACCGGGTCCGGTTCGCGTTCTGGGGCGGGGAGGAAGACGGGCTCTACGGATCCCAGCACTATGTCGACGAGCTCAGCCGGACCGAGAAGCAACAGACCGCGGCGAACCTGAACGTGGACATGGCCGCGTCGCCCAACGGGGTCCGGTCCGTGCACGACGGCGACGGCACGGACTTCGGGAACGCCGGGCCGGCCGGGTCGAAGGCGATCGAGGACATTTTCTTCCGCTTCTTCGAAGAGAACTCGCTGCCGGCCGAGACCACGCCGTTCGACGGCGGCTCCGACTACGACGCGTTCCTCTCGGCGGGCATTCCCGGCGGCGGGCTGTTCACCGGCGATGTGAAGAAGAAGACCCAGGCCCAGGTGCAGGAGTACGGCGGCCAGGCCGGCAAGCATCTCGATCCCTGCTACCACGAGGCCTGCGACACCATTGCCAACACAAACGCCGATTTGCTCAAGGAAATGTCCGCCGCCCTCGCCTACGCCACCGCGGCCTACGCCACAGGCAAGGGATAA
- a CDS encoding LLM class flavin-dependent oxidoreductase, producing the protein MQIGVFSVSDITTDPTTGRTPTEHERIKASVAIAKKVEEIGMDVYAIGEHHNRPFFSSSPTTTLAYIAAQTERIILSTATTLITTNDPVKIAEDFAMLQHLADGRVDLVLGRGNTAPVYPWFGKNIQDGIELAIENYSLLRRLWDEDTVNWSGKHRTPLQNFTSTPRPLDGVAPFVWHGSIRTPQIAEVAAYYGDGFFANNIFWPKEHYQQLIGLYRERYEHYGHGKADQAIVGLGGQFFMRKNSQDAVKEFRPYFDNAPVYGHGPSLEDFTSQTPLTVGSPQEVIEKTLTFREYFGDYQRQLFLIDHAGLPLKTVLEQLDLFGEEVLPVLRKEYAEKTPAHVPEPPTHAGRVAAAVAAGTVDAGTVENTRLDA; encoded by the coding sequence ATGCAAATCGGCGTCTTCAGCGTCAGCGACATCACCACCGACCCCACCACGGGCCGGACCCCTACGGAACACGAACGCATCAAGGCGTCCGTGGCGATCGCTAAGAAGGTCGAAGAGATCGGCATGGATGTCTACGCGATCGGCGAGCACCACAACCGGCCGTTCTTCTCCTCCTCCCCCACCACCACGCTGGCCTACATCGCCGCCCAGACGGAGCGCATCATCCTCTCGACGGCCACCACCCTGATCACCACGAATGACCCGGTCAAGATCGCCGAGGATTTCGCGATGCTCCAACACCTCGCGGACGGCCGCGTGGACCTGGTGCTGGGCCGCGGCAACACGGCCCCCGTCTACCCCTGGTTCGGCAAGAACATCCAGGACGGAATCGAACTGGCGATCGAGAACTACAGCCTGCTGCGCCGGCTCTGGGATGAAGACACCGTCAACTGGTCCGGCAAGCACCGCACCCCACTGCAGAACTTCACCTCCACGCCCCGCCCGCTCGACGGCGTCGCGCCTTTTGTCTGGCACGGTTCCATTCGCACGCCGCAGATCGCCGAAGTGGCCGCGTACTACGGCGACGGCTTCTTCGCCAACAACATCTTCTGGCCCAAGGAGCACTACCAGCAGCTGATCGGCCTCTACCGTGAGCGCTACGAGCACTACGGCCACGGCAAGGCGGACCAGGCCATCGTGGGCCTCGGCGGCCAGTTCTTCATGCGGAAGAACTCCCAGGACGCCGTCAAGGAGTTCCGTCCCTACTTCGACAACGCCCCCGTCTACGGCCATGGTCCGTCGCTGGAGGACTTCACGTCCCAGACGCCGCTGACGGTCGGGAGCCCGCAGGAGGTCATCGAAAAGACCCTCACGTTCCGGGAGTATTTCGGTGACTACCAGCGGCAGCTGTTCCTGATTGACCACGCGGGGCTGCCGCTGAAGACCGTGCTGGAGCAGCTGGACCTGTTCGGCGAAGAGGTCCTGCCGGTGCTCCGCAAGGAATACGCCGAGAAGACCCCGGCGCACGTTCCGGAACCGCCGACGCACGCCGGCCGGGTCGCCGCGGCGGTGGCTGCCGGGACCGTCGACGCCGGCACGGTCGAAAACACGCGTCTGGACGCGTGA
- a CDS encoding MarR family winged helix-turn-helix transcriptional regulator, whose product MSAKTTESPVRLAAETWESLFRAQVAVMRKLQAAPAFKALAVNEYDVLFTLSRCPSGWLRLNELNDNVLLSQSSLSRLVERLERRGLVERMPAPDDGRGILVRLTEAGRDLQKQIGREHVRDIAALVGPALSAAEQQELLRLTEKLRAAVAAR is encoded by the coding sequence ATGTCTGCCAAGACCACCGAATCACCTGTTCGCCTGGCCGCGGAAACCTGGGAATCCCTGTTCCGCGCCCAGGTGGCGGTGATGCGCAAACTGCAGGCGGCGCCGGCGTTCAAGGCCCTCGCCGTCAATGAGTACGACGTTCTCTTCACGCTCTCCCGCTGCCCCTCCGGATGGCTGCGCCTGAACGAGCTCAATGACAACGTGCTGCTGAGCCAGTCCAGCCTGAGCAGGCTCGTGGAGCGGCTCGAAAGGCGCGGCCTCGTGGAGCGGATGCCGGCCCCGGACGACGGGCGCGGCATCCTCGTCCGGCTCACCGAGGCCGGACGGGACCTGCAGAAGCAGATCGGCCGCGAGCACGTCCGGGACATCGCGGCCCTGGTGGGTCCTGCGCTCTCCGCCGCGGAACAGCAGGAACTGCTGCGGCTGACCGAGAAGCTCCGCGCCGCGGTCGCCGCCCGCTGA
- a CDS encoding transglutaminase family protein — protein sequence MERTVAARLAFKTVAETKVALAVAVARNAGYDSLEESLVVTAGGEDVPLTELSDHHGGRFHYMEFAEPTEVLVEYSATVTGFALPEEPGLMELIRYVRPSRYAESDRLLPTAYAEFGGLQGEELLHAVRNWVFSELRYVSGSSRGTDGAVETLLHRRGVCRDFAHLAISLLRSKNVPARLAAVYAPGLTPMDFHAVAEAHINGAWHIIDPTGLAPRESMLRITAGRDSSDTAFLSTVGGSLSLKELKVTATVDVLPEEDPAKLVAIR from the coding sequence ATGGAACGCACCGTAGCCGCCCGCCTGGCCTTCAAAACCGTTGCCGAAACCAAGGTGGCCCTCGCCGTCGCCGTGGCGCGGAATGCCGGGTATGACTCGCTGGAGGAGTCGCTCGTGGTGACTGCGGGCGGTGAAGACGTGCCGCTCACCGAGCTGTCGGACCACCACGGCGGGCGCTTCCACTACATGGAATTCGCCGAGCCCACCGAAGTCCTCGTCGAATACTCGGCCACCGTCACCGGGTTCGCGCTGCCGGAAGAACCCGGGCTCATGGAACTGATCCGCTATGTCCGGCCCAGCCGCTACGCGGAGTCCGACCGGCTGCTGCCCACCGCCTACGCGGAATTCGGCGGCCTCCAGGGCGAAGAACTGCTCCACGCGGTCCGCAACTGGGTCTTCAGCGAGCTGCGCTACGTCAGCGGCTCCTCGCGGGGAACCGACGGCGCCGTCGAGACCCTCCTGCACCGCCGCGGCGTCTGCCGGGACTTCGCCCACCTCGCCATTTCTCTGCTGCGCTCGAAAAACGTCCCGGCCCGGCTGGCCGCCGTCTACGCGCCGGGCCTGACCCCGATGGACTTCCACGCCGTCGCCGAAGCACACATCAACGGCGCCTGGCACATCATCGACCCCACCGGACTCGCTCCGCGGGAAAGCATGCTGCGGATCACGGCCGGACGCGATTCTTCGGACACCGCCTTCCTGTCCACCGTGGGCGGCAGCCTGTCGTTGAAGGAGCTCAAAGTCACCGCCACCGTCGATGTGCTCCCGGAGGAAGACCCGGCGAAGCTCGTCGCCATCCGCTAG
- a CDS encoding DUF1684 domain-containing protein: MAEQHFDGTHLGAQDDVAGMSALDIADWRLRTFALYATVRKLAAESPAEAHSYWRHERDRMFGTHPASALTAAAKASFGGLKTADYDPIYRFHVPLTPEGAGREMNVETATDGLVRFVRLGTFDLPEMGQLAVWKLHGYGGGIFVPFRDATAGQPGGSYGAGRYLLDTIKGAFHGVRGSGPKAEFVLDFNFAYNPSCAYNEAWACPLAGPANRLAVEIPVGELY, encoded by the coding sequence ATGGCCGAACAGCACTTTGACGGAACGCATCTTGGGGCGCAGGACGATGTGGCGGGAATGTCGGCGCTCGATATCGCGGACTGGCGGCTGCGGACCTTTGCCCTCTACGCCACGGTGCGCAAGCTGGCAGCCGAGAGCCCCGCGGAAGCCCATTCCTACTGGCGCCACGAGCGGGACCGGATGTTCGGCACCCACCCGGCGTCGGCGCTGACGGCCGCGGCCAAGGCCAGCTTCGGCGGCCTGAAGACGGCGGACTACGATCCCATCTACCGTTTCCATGTCCCCCTGACCCCGGAGGGCGCCGGCCGGGAGATGAACGTCGAAACGGCGACCGACGGACTGGTCCGGTTCGTCCGGCTGGGCACCTTCGACCTTCCCGAGATGGGGCAGCTCGCGGTCTGGAAGCTCCACGGCTACGGCGGCGGGATCTTTGTGCCTTTCCGTGATGCCACCGCCGGGCAGCCCGGCGGCAGCTACGGCGCCGGACGGTACCTGCTGGACACCATCAAGGGCGCCTTCCACGGCGTGCGCGGGTCCGGGCCCAAGGCCGAATTCGTCCTCGACTTCAACTTCGCCTACAACCCCTCCTGCGCCTACAACGAAGCGTGGGCATGTCCCCTGGCGGGCCCGGCCAACCGGCTGGCCGTCGAGATCCCCGTGGGCGAGCTGTACTGA
- a CDS encoding GtrA family protein yields MESQLEQQSRGAGVVRGPATRRYRGILRYPVVRQLIRFTGVGIVCTVTSLALYALSRPWLGPQPANAAALIVTSFMNTALNRRLTFKITERRRMKRDHLNGLIVILVALLITGGSLAVLHWLRPDATVADELWTTTLSGFAATAVRFTMLRHWIFRRARHR; encoded by the coding sequence ATGGAGTCCCAGCTCGAACAGCAGTCCCGGGGCGCCGGCGTCGTCCGCGGGCCGGCCACCCGGCGGTACCGCGGAATCCTCCGCTACCCCGTGGTCCGGCAGCTCATCCGGTTCACCGGGGTCGGCATTGTCTGCACCGTGACGTCGCTGGCCCTGTACGCGCTCTCCCGGCCCTGGCTGGGGCCCCAGCCGGCCAACGCGGCGGCCCTGATCGTGACCTCGTTCATGAACACCGCGCTCAACCGGCGCCTGACGTTCAAAATCACCGAGCGCCGCCGGATGAAGCGCGACCACCTCAACGGCCTGATCGTGATCCTGGTGGCCCTGCTGATCACCGGCGGCAGCCTCGCCGTCCTGCACTGGCTCAGGCCCGACGCCACGGTGGCCGACGAACTCTGGACCACCACCCTCTCCGGCTTCGCCGCCACCGCCGTGCGGTTCACGATGCTGCGGCACTGGATCTTCCGCCGCGCCCGGCACCGCTGA
- a CDS encoding cysteine desulfurase family protein, with protein sequence MIFLDAAATTPVRREVLEAMWPYLTGEFGNPSSHHSLGDAAATALAGARAATAKALGCRPGEVIFTSGGTEADNLAVKGIALARRSADPGLDRVAISAVEHPAVEESARYLERVHGFGVDVIPVDRYGQVTEEALLAVLGPRTALVSVMYANNEVGTVQPVARLAALARERGIPFHTDAVQAAGWLPLDTGALGVDALSMSGHKLGAPKGSGALFLRGRTRVEPLVHGGGQERGRRSGTENVAGAVATATALTLAATADPAGPSGRVAALRDGFIEAVLAGVPGAFLTGHPTERLPSVASFCFPGTSGESVLLELERQGVICSSGSACAAGSDAPSPVLLAMGIEPAVAQTAVRFSFDSAITAGELQEAAAAVRTAVVSVRALGPTS encoded by the coding sequence GTGATCTTCCTCGACGCCGCCGCCACCACGCCGGTCCGCCGCGAGGTGCTGGAGGCCATGTGGCCGTACCTCACCGGCGAATTCGGCAACCCGTCGAGCCACCACTCGCTGGGGGATGCGGCCGCGACGGCGCTCGCCGGCGCCCGGGCCGCGACGGCCAAGGCACTGGGCTGCCGGCCCGGGGAAGTCATCTTCACCTCCGGCGGAACGGAGGCGGACAACCTCGCCGTCAAGGGCATCGCCCTGGCCCGGCGCTCCGCCGACCCGGGCCTGGACCGGGTGGCGATCAGCGCCGTCGAACATCCCGCGGTGGAGGAATCGGCCAGGTATCTCGAACGCGTCCACGGCTTCGGCGTCGATGTGATCCCCGTGGACCGCTACGGGCAGGTCACAGAGGAGGCGCTCCTGGCGGTGCTGGGTCCCCGGACCGCCCTGGTCAGCGTCATGTACGCCAACAACGAGGTCGGCACGGTCCAGCCGGTCGCCCGGCTCGCCGCGCTGGCCCGCGAACGGGGGATCCCCTTCCACACCGACGCCGTCCAGGCCGCCGGCTGGCTGCCGCTGGACACCGGCGCCCTGGGCGTGGACGCACTGAGCATGTCCGGCCACAAGCTCGGCGCACCGAAGGGCAGCGGCGCCCTCTTCCTCCGCGGCCGGACCAGGGTGGAACCGCTGGTCCACGGCGGCGGCCAGGAGCGCGGCCGCCGCTCCGGCACGGAGAACGTCGCCGGCGCGGTAGCAACGGCGACGGCCCTGACCCTGGCCGCGACCGCAGACCCGGCCGGCCCGTCCGGGCGCGTGGCGGCCCTCCGCGACGGGTTCATTGAGGCGGTGCTGGCCGGCGTTCCGGGGGCGTTCCTCACCGGCCACCCCACCGAGCGGCTGCCCTCCGTGGCGTCCTTCTGCTTCCCGGGCACCAGCGGCGAGTCCGTGCTGCTGGAACTCGAACGGCAGGGCGTGATCTGCTCCAGCGGATCGGCCTGTGCGGCGGGCTCGGACGCGCCCTCACCGGTGCTCCTGGCCATGGGCATCGAGCCGGCGGTGGCCCAGACGGCCGTGCGTTTCAGCTTTGACTCCGCCATCACCGCGGGGGAGCTGCAGGAGGCAGCGGCCGCGGTCCGCACCGCCGTCGTCAGCGTCCGTGCCCTCGGCCCAACCAGCTAG
- the nadC gene encoding carboxylating nicotinate-nucleotide diphosphorylase — translation MPESAVLAVLRAALQEDAPYGDITSQTLIPAQARATAVLNARVPGVMSGGEVFAAAMTLTDPDAAVELLVSDGETFHAGTALARVTGNARAVLLAERVGLNLVQRMSAIATRTAEFVALVEGTGARITDTRKTTPGLRVLERYAVRCGGGANHRFSLSDAVLAKDNHLAVLTGGDPAKLTAVLRRAKAQLGHTTHFEVEVDTMEQIEPVLAAGVDTIMLDNFSLAELAAGVELVAGRARIEASGNVNLATVADIAATGVDVISIGGLTHSVTALDLGLDIELDIAAGTDPDAVSAAG, via the coding sequence CTGCCCGAATCCGCCGTCCTGGCGGTCCTGCGCGCCGCGCTCCAGGAAGACGCCCCGTACGGCGACATCACCTCGCAGACGCTCATTCCCGCGCAGGCACGGGCAACCGCGGTGCTGAACGCCCGCGTGCCCGGCGTCATGAGCGGCGGTGAGGTGTTCGCCGCGGCAATGACGCTGACCGACCCGGACGCCGCCGTCGAACTGCTGGTCAGCGACGGCGAGACCTTTCACGCCGGAACCGCCCTGGCCCGGGTGACCGGGAACGCCCGCGCCGTGCTGCTGGCCGAACGCGTCGGTCTGAACCTGGTCCAGCGGATGAGCGCCATCGCCACCAGGACCGCCGAGTTCGTGGCGCTCGTCGAAGGCACCGGGGCCAGGATCACCGACACCCGCAAGACGACGCCGGGGCTGCGCGTGCTGGAACGCTACGCCGTGCGCTGCGGCGGCGGCGCCAACCACCGTTTCAGCCTCTCCGACGCCGTCCTGGCCAAGGACAACCACCTGGCCGTCCTGACCGGGGGAGACCCGGCGAAGCTCACCGCGGTGCTGCGCCGGGCCAAGGCCCAGCTTGGGCACACCACGCACTTCGAGGTGGAAGTGGACACCATGGAACAGATTGAACCCGTGCTGGCCGCCGGGGTGGACACCATCATGCTGGACAACTTTTCCCTGGCCGAACTCGCGGCCGGCGTCGAACTCGTGGCCGGCCGCGCCCGCATCGAAGCCAGCGGCAACGTCAACCTCGCCACCGTGGCGGACATCGCGGCCACCGGAGTGGACGTCATCTCGATCGGCGGGCTCACGCACAGTGTCACGGCCCTGGACCTCGGCCTCGACATCGAGCTGGACATCGCCGCAGGCACGGATCCAGACGCTGTCTCGGCGGCCGGCTGA
- the nadB gene encoding L-aspartate oxidase, with protein sequence MTRRVVIVGSGIAGLYAALLAADAAGGSHDGDVEVVLLSKGTLEQSNTFYAQGGVSAVLAPGDAAPGDSVAAHIADTLAAGAGLNDAEAVRILCTEAVRDIAGLSRYGVRFDTRPDGGPALGLEAAHSAPRILHAGGDATGACIARGLVAAVLERAVLERSGRGRLRVETSAFVTGLLTDPLPGSAAQPGSMPARVTGVEYLAGGRSHLVRADAVLLATGGAGRLFARTSNPAVATADGVALAWRAGAAVRDLEFFQFHPTTLAVEEVPGGPPALLISEAVRGEGAVLLDAAGHRFMPDYHPDAELAPRDVVSRSIALHLAATGAAPDSPVYLDARGIEAARGAGFLARRFPTITAATRAAGHDWTAEVVPVSPAAHYWMGGVSTDLWGRTTVPGLYAAGEVARTGAQGANRLASNSLLEGLVFGRRAVEDFLRAAVHAPHWPAAAPGDVHPGSLLPAPATVPAGAHGAAADEVPFSRQALGRLMTAAAGVTRTGAGLDAAAARLARWSADVGTGSPAAGNPAGSDQAAHEDRNLLLAAGLLVAAARQRTRSVGAHYRADTHDAPAFTHSMQRISS encoded by the coding sequence GTGACCAGGCGGGTCGTAATCGTCGGCAGCGGCATCGCGGGGCTCTACGCCGCGCTGCTCGCCGCCGACGCCGCCGGCGGAAGCCATGACGGTGACGTGGAAGTGGTGCTGCTGAGCAAGGGGACCCTGGAGCAAAGCAACACCTTCTACGCCCAGGGCGGTGTCTCCGCCGTCCTGGCCCCGGGCGACGCCGCTCCCGGGGACTCCGTGGCCGCGCACATTGCCGACACCCTCGCGGCGGGCGCCGGGCTGAACGACGCCGAGGCCGTCCGGATCCTGTGTACGGAGGCCGTCCGGGACATCGCGGGCCTGTCCCGCTACGGAGTGCGTTTCGACACCCGTCCCGACGGCGGACCCGCCCTGGGGCTCGAGGCCGCCCATTCGGCGCCGCGCATCCTGCACGCCGGCGGCGACGCCACAGGCGCCTGCATCGCCCGCGGGCTCGTCGCCGCTGTCCTGGAACGTGCCGTCCTGGAACGCTCCGGCCGCGGCCGGCTCCGGGTGGAGACCAGCGCGTTTGTCACCGGGCTCCTGACGGACCCCCTGCCCGGTTCCGCGGCACAGCCCGGCAGCATGCCGGCCCGGGTCACCGGAGTGGAATATCTGGCCGGCGGCCGGAGCCACCTGGTCAGGGCCGACGCCGTCCTGCTCGCCACCGGCGGCGCCGGCCGGCTGTTTGCCCGCACCAGCAACCCCGCCGTCGCGACGGCCGACGGCGTGGCCCTGGCCTGGCGCGCCGGTGCCGCGGTGCGGGACCTGGAGTTCTTCCAGTTCCACCCCACCACCCTGGCCGTCGAAGAGGTCCCGGGCGGGCCGCCGGCCCTGCTCATTTCCGAGGCCGTCCGCGGCGAGGGAGCCGTGCTGCTGGACGCCGCGGGGCACCGCTTCATGCCGGACTACCACCCGGACGCCGAACTCGCCCCGCGCGATGTCGTCTCCCGCAGCATCGCCCTGCACCTGGCCGCCACCGGGGCCGCGCCGGACAGCCCGGTCTACCTGGACGCCCGGGGCATCGAGGCCGCACGCGGCGCCGGCTTCCTGGCCCGCCGGTTCCCGACCATTACGGCCGCCACCCGGGCGGCCGGCCACGACTGGACCGCCGAAGTGGTTCCCGTATCCCCGGCAGCCCACTACTGGATGGGCGGAGTGTCCACCGACCTCTGGGGCCGCACCACCGTCCCGGGGCTTTACGCCGCCGGCGAGGTCGCCCGCACGGGCGCACAGGGCGCCAACCGGCTGGCGAGTAACTCGCTGCTCGAAGGCCTCGTGTTTGGCCGCCGCGCGGTCGAGGACTTCCTGCGTGCCGCCGTCCACGCTCCGCACTGGCCCGCAGCGGCCCCCGGGGACGTCCACCCGGGCAGCCTATTGCCCGCCCCGGCCACAGTCCCGGCCGGTGCTCACGGCGCAGCCGCGGACGAGGTTCCGTTCAGCAGGCAGGCCCTGGGCCGGCTCATGACCGCGGCCGCGGGAGTGACGCGCACCGGTGCCGGACTCGACGCCGCCGCGGCCCGGCTGGCGCGCTGGAGCGCCGACGTCGGGACCGGTTCCCCTGCCGCCGGGAACCCCGCCGGGTCCGACCAGGCCGCCCACGAGGACCGGAACCTGCTCCTGGCGGCCGGGCTCCTCGTCGCGGCAGCCCGGCAGCGCACGCGATCCGTCGGAGCCCACTACCGGGCGGACACGCACGACGCCCCGGCCTTCACCCATTCCATGCAAAGGATTTCCTCGTGA